A single region of the Salvia miltiorrhiza cultivar Shanhuang (shh) chromosome 8, IMPLAD_Smil_shh, whole genome shotgun sequence genome encodes:
- the LOC130999328 gene encoding TORTIFOLIA1-like protein 4 — protein sequence MSASNSAKQAKARDMKQRVLTCLHKLADRDTHSAAASELESIARTLPADALPSFISSVAATDASDKSPVRRQCLRLVSILSEHHGNSLSPYLSKILSAVVRRLRDADSSVRSACVAASLSLSSHVTSPPFASVIKPFVESLFTEQETNAQTGAALCLAAAIEGSRNPDAASLRRLLPRIEKLAKSESFKAKPALLALVGSLVAVDGVLRGGGRNVVWNLLNLLVDFLSSDDWAARKAAAEALVKIAAVESESLSEYKASCLKTFEAKRFDKVKAARETMNQMIEAWKEIPDLPDEFSPLPESEASSKQNASDGCYPPVSKTACSVGSNNLLARRRSPLDTPATRTPRADGSPASTARKRSPLGSNVRNTGPAMFQKLDRKKPSDLKVEIVTPAGCYGVELSDGKGDHVMETSEGEKKAFEKSGIKRALFKENNGKQHKLGFFRGGSRVVPCGDTSVVVSNETGDICRNHRECDDLSLIRTQLLQIESQQSNLMDMLQKFIGSSQKGLNSLEARVHGLELALDEISFDLAVSTGRMSQNGAAGAMCCKLPGTDFLSSKLWRKAGSRSSTSRLPAASNGNPSVFGNGQGFPMEHRRFLQGRHALVMNPLAKIPSGSPALPEVSSSGLVYNSTA from the exons ATGTCGGCCTCCAATTCCGCCAAGCAAGCCAAGGCACGTGACATGAAGCAACGCGTGCTCACGTGCCTCCACAAGCTAGCCGACAGGGACACGCACTCCGCCGCCGCGTCGGAGCTCGAATCCATCGCCAGGACGCTCCCCGCCGACGCGCTCCCCTCCTTCATCTCCTCAGTCGCCGCCACCGACGCCTCCGACAAGTCACCCGTCCGCCGCCAGTGCCTCCGGCTGGTCTCGATCCTCTCCGAGCACCACGGGAACTCGCTCTCGCCCTACCTCTCGAAAATCCTCTCCGCCGTCGTCCGCCGCCTCCGCGACGCCGACTCCTCCGTCCGCTCCGCCTGCGTCGCCGCGTCActatctctctcctctcacgtGACCTCCCCTCCGTTCGCGTCCGTGATCAAGCCATTCGTCGAATCGCTGTTCACGGAGCAGGAAACGAACGCGCAGACCGGCGCGGCTTTGTGCCTGGCGGCGGCGATCGAGGGATCGAGGAATCCGGACGCCGCGAGCCTGAGGAGGTTGCTGCCGAGGATCGAGAAGCTGGCGAAGAGTGAGAGTTTCAAGGCGAAGCCGGCGCTTCTTGCGCTGGTGGGGAGCTTGGTGGCGGTGGACGGAGTGCTGCGTGGCGGCGGAAGGAATGTGGTTTGGAATTTGCTGAATTTGTTGGTGGATTTCCTGAGCAGTGATGACTGGGCCGCGAGGAAGGCGGCTGCCGAGGCGCTGGTGAAGATCGCCGCCGTGGAGAGCGAATCACTCTCTGAGTATAAGGCATCGTGCTTGAAGACTTTTGAGGCCAAGAGATTTGATAAG GTGAAGGCAGCAAGGGAGACGATGAATCAGATGATTGAAGCTTGGAAGGAAATTCCAGATCTGCCTGATGAGTTCTCGCCGCTGCCGGAATCGGAGGCCTCATCTAAAC AAAATGCCAGCGATGGTTGTTACCCTCCTGTTTCCAAGACTGCCTGCTCTGTTGGGTCTAATAATCTTTTAGCAAGGAGAAGAAGCCCTCTGGACACCCCGGCTACCAGGACGCCCCGTGCTGATGGTTCTCCAGCTTCGACTGCAAGAAAAAGAAGTCCTCTTGGTTCCAATGTTAGGAATACGGGCCCAGCGATGTTCCAGAAGTTGGATCGGAAGAAGCCCTCTGACTTGAAAGTTGAAATTGTCACTCCTGCTGGTTGTTACGGTGTGGAATTATCCGATGGTAAGGGTGATCATGTTATGGAAACCAGCGAGGGAGAGAAGAAAGCGTTTGAAAAGTCGGGAATCAAACGTGCCCTTTTCAAGGAGAACAATGGGAAGCAGCATAAGCTTGGTTTCTTCAGAGGTGGCTCTCGTGTCGTTCCATGTGGTGACACCAGCGTCGTCGTTAGTAATGAAACGGGAGATATCTGTAGGAACCACAGAGAGTGTGATGACTTATCTTTGATACGAACGCAACTTCTTCAGATTGAAAGTCAGCAATCCAATTTGATGGACATGCTTCAG AAATTTATTGGAAGCTCACAGAAGGGACTGAATTCCCTTGAGGCACGTGTACACGGTCTCGAGCTAGCTTTGGATGAAATTTCATTCGATCTAGCTGTCTCAACCGGAAGGATGTCACAAAATGGTGCTGCTGGAGCTATGTGCTGCAAGCTACCCGGTACCGACTTCTTGAGCTCAAAACTGTGGAGAAAAGCAGGATCTCGTTCTTCAACCTCTCGATTACCTGCTGCTTCTAATGGAAACCCATCAGTTTTTGGAAATGGACAAGGGTTTCCCATGGAACACCGAAGGTTTCTCCAAGGTCGCCATGCGCTTGTCATGAACCCACTGGCCAAAATCCCGAGTGGCTCCCCGGCACTCCCTGAAGTTTCCTCAAGTGGACTTGTATATAATAGTACTGCTTGA